The Terriglobia bacterium genome includes the window GGGGTTCGACAGCCTTTAATTGAATGGCGTACGTGCTTCCCAAGGCCGCGATCGAGCCGCTGATCATTGCCTTCAAGCCCTGACGCAGGCAGATCTCCCGCCCGATTTCGTTGCTGATGCGCGTGTCCGCGGGCCGGTCCATGAGTCGCAGCGTTTCCCGCACCCTGTCATCGGGGTAGATATTCAGGAACGGGGACTCCAGCAAATTGGCCGCCAGTGCCTCTTTGAGCGTCCCATCGAAAACTGAGTCTCCCGTGGTGTTCATGAAATCGGCCAGGAGGATGGTGTCCTGCTCGGTGAGCGCGGGGGCGCGCCGGAAATACCAGAGGCCCGCGATGGCCAGAATCATAACTGCAGCGGCCGCAGGGATGTACCAATTCCACCGTCTCGCTCTGCCTGGGGCCATTGCTGAAACGGCTGTCCCGCCCGCAGGTATGCCCCCGACAGGAGCCGCATCCCCGCTTGCCGGGGCGGCCGACGCTCCTGTGCCGGGAACAGGCGCGCCGATTGCAGCCGAGCGCCTGGAATCCGAATCCCGCTTCAGGCGCTCAAAATCGGCCCGCATGTCTGCCACGGTCTGGTAACGTAGCTTGCGGTCCTTCTCCAGCGCTTTATTGATGATGCGTTCCAGCTCGTCGGGCAGGTCCGGATTAATGCGGACCGGTGCTGTGGGAGCTTTGTGAAGGATGGCATCGAAAGTCGCCGCCGAAGATGTCCCGCGGAACGGCAGCACGCCCGTTGCCATTTCGTAAAGCACCACACCGAAAGAAAACAAATCGGTCCGGGCATCCAGCTCCTCAGCCAGCGCTTGCTCGGGCGACATGTAGGCGACCGTGCCGACGGCAGTGCCGGGGCTGGTGAATTGTTCCTCGGTTGCCTCCATAGTCGCCATCTGCGAAGGCGCCTCCGCCGCTTCACGCCATTCCGCCGCGAGCTTGGCCAGGCCAAAGTCGAGGATCTTGGCATGGCCCCGTTTGGTGACAAAGATATTCGCGGGCTTGATATCCCGGTGCACGATCCCCTGGGCGTGGGCCGCATCCAAACCATCGGCAATTTGAATCGCCAGATTGAGAATCTCATCTGTCTGAAGCGGCTTGCCGAGGATGCGCTGCTTCAGCGTCTTCCCTTCCAGCAACTCCATGGCGATGAAGTCCTGGCCCTTGTACTCATCGATTTCATGGATCGTGCAGATGTTGGGATGATTCAGCGCCGAAGCCGCGATGGCTTCACGCCGGAACCTTTCCATGGTGTGTGGATCCTTGGACACTGCTTCCGCGAGGAATTTCAGGGCGACGAATCGGCGGAGCTTTGTGTCCTCTGCCTTGTAAACCACACCCATCCCTCCACCGCCCACCTTCTCAACGATCCGGTAATGCGAAATGGTCTGGCCGATCTCGGGCATGCGCGCCTCCGCTGCGGCATGTGATGTTGTGAAAGGCAAATTGAACTTATTATAAAGCAGTTTTTCCTGGAGTCTTGGCGTTCACGGGATTATTCCGCTCATCCGCGCAGCAACTCTGTAAGTTTGGCCCGGAGATCCACGGCGTGCGCGGGGCGACGCGCCGGATCTCTGGCGAGTGCCGCACGGAAAAATAGCGCCAGACTCTCCTGACAAGCGGGAAGGAACTCGCGAATGTCGGGGATCTTTGCGAGCGAGATCATCCGCAGAGCTTCCGAGGCCGTGGTGCCCGCCAAAGGGTGTCTTCCCGCGATGGCTTCGAAAAGTACGATTGAAAGGCTCCAGATATCGAAGGAGACATGAGGCGGTTTGTGGTTTACCGCCTCCGGCGAGAGGTATCTGAGCGTCCCGGCGATGCCATCCCGTGAAATCAGAGAATCCCGGCCCGGCATGGGAACCGTGACTGTGGTGGAAGATGAGGATGCTTTGATGCCGGCCCGCCTGAGGCGCTGCTCCCCAGGCGCGTCACCCATAATCCGGGCGAGGCCGAAATCCAGCAGTTTCGGAGTGTAGTCGATCGTGTACCCGATGTTGCTGGGCTTGATGTCGCGGTGGAGAATCCCATTGGAATGGATCTTGTCCAACACACCGGCCAATGTGATTCCGAGACGGATGACCTCAGCCAGCTCGATGCGCTCCCGCATCAGGCGGTCGGCAAGCGTGCCGCCCTCGAGGAATTCGAAGATCAGTATCGGAATGCCCCGCCAGGTTTCAGCCCCGAAGATCAGGGCCAGGTTGGGATGCATGACTGCCGCCATCGCCCGCGCTTCGCGGCGCAGGCTGACGGATCGGTCCGGCGACACGGTCGGGAGGGTCTTGAGTGCGACCGCGCGCTGAAGAGCAAGATCCAGCGCGCGATATACAACTCCCATGCCGCCGGCGCCCACTTCCTTTTCGAGACGGAACTTGCCCAACAGGAGATACGGAAGCGAGATCGGCTCCAACTGCCCGCCGCACAAGCTGCAGCGCTCCCCCTGCAGCGGCTGGATGCTGAAGCAGATTCGACATTTGGCTGCGCACTCTTCCGCGGCAGATCCGGATTCGCCTGCCATTGACGTCCGCAGTCCCGGAGGAGGCGAAATCGCCGTACCTTGTGAGGAAGTGCGCGCCAGCCGGTTTTCCAGCACCAGGGCGGCCGAAGCGCCGATCGCACGCAACAGAAGCCGGTCCTCCCTGGAAAAGGGCAGTTCGCTCTTCTTTTCACCGAGTGCGAGGAGGCCAACTGCCGTCCCGTTGGAGGAGATGATAGGAACAATCAGGCGGAACGCGCCGTCCGCCAGCCATTGCTGGTCTTCCAACGGGAGGCGCCGCAGCGGAGAATTCACGTCCTCCAGGTCAACATCCAGCGGCTGGGCCCCGGTCTCGATCAGCCCCGGCAGGCGCGTGGTCAAACTCAGCGGTCGCACTCTCCCAGAGGAAGGCTTGAACTGGCGATTCGACTCATCCAGAAGGAGAATCGCCAGAGTCTCGACGTGAAGCGCGCAATCAATTTCAGCACTGAGTCGAGATGCCAGATCCTGGGAACTCCTGGCCTCACGGCAACTGTCGACGAGCGCGGCGAGAATATGGTGCGCCTCATAATGCTCACGAAAGAATCGGCGGTCAATCGCATCGAAGACTACTCGCCGAAACCGGTAGGCAATCAACCCCAGCCCGGTTCCGGCAACAAGCTCGAGCGGCCGCCAGCCGGACAGCAGCTTGGTGATGGTCTCGTCCCGGTGCCCGTATAGATACGCCAATAACACCATAATCGGGAGCCCGGCAACAGCCAGTATCGTATACCGCGCCAGCGCATATTGGATGGCCTTGCGGACGATGACTCTGATATCAAGAACATGATGGACCAGGACGGAATAAGTGGTCGTAAACGGAATGGACAGGAGAAAGGGGAAAACCAGAATGCCGCTGAGGAGCATGGTGGAGCGAACGTACATGCGCTCCCTGAAAGCCGGGATCAACACTTCCAGCAGAGTGATGCTCAGAAGGGGGGCGGAACCGATGATGATGCCGGCGATGAAAAGCCCCACCCTGCGGCGCTCCTCGACGCGACCTCGCCGGGCTTTCCAAACGGCAAAAAGCAGCGCCGGCAGTATCAGCGCGAACAGAACCAGCCAATAATAGTTGTTTTCGGACCTACGGTCCAGGAGCGACGCCAGGAACGCAAACCGGGTTGAGCTGCCGGTGAATAATCCGGTCTCCCACAAGAAGCTGGCCAGAAACAGGACCGTGCCGGCAACCAATGACAATCTCAGCGCAACCCGGAAAATGCCTCGTGCCGGAACCGGCATTTCCCCTCGTGGAAAATCCCGCACAAACAGCCAAAGAAAATAGGCGATGAAGGCGGAAGGCTGCAGTGCGAGGACCGAAGCAATGGCCACATCCGGAATTGCGGGTGCGAGGGTGAAAAGCCGGTGGATCAGGAAGTCGGCAAATGTGGCCGCGGTGGCAAGAAACACCACACCGAGGTTGACCGCCCTGGAGTCGCGCCTCCCCGCGAAAATCAGCAGGCCGGCCGCCGTTGCATACGCAAGCACAAGGGCAAAGAAAACACCCGGCGGAAACGGACTCGTGGATGAGGATATCCCTCTGGTATAGCCCCAGGCAAATCCGGCTATTCCCACGAGGGCTTTCGCGGAGGCAATGCCTATGCAAGCCCAGGTCCAACGAGACGTGATCAGGTTCGGCGGCCGCAGATCGCTTTGAGTCGGCTCCCGGCTTCTTTCCACGCCTACCCCGCGCGCCCGGACCGTGCGATCTTCGATTTCTCAGTCGGACAGAATTGGGCCCTGGCAGCAAAGTCCGGCGTCGAGACCAGTCTCCTGATGCGTTCGAGCGCCTCTCCCTCTACTTCCTGTGCCGCCGCCAGAGCCACATCGGCATCAATGGACTCCAGCCCCTCAGCCTCCACGATAGTCCGTGCCGCTACCCCGACCTTACGCGCGTGGGACATCAGGTATTTGCGTTTCTGGCAATCCTCGAGCAAATCGGGATCGGCGGCAAAGATCTTCAAAAAATGGGGCCGGTAGCGGTCTTTCAAGGCTGCGACTGCGTCTGTCTCCACTGGCGTGAGTTTGACTCCGAGGCCAAATGCCACCAAACAGAGCGATAATACGTCCTCCACATACCCATTCACGTCGTTTCCAGCTCTCGACATCACTTCCTCCATGCCTATGCCTTCAAAAGGTGAGAAGCCAAATCCACGCCTCTACAGGTAAGGGGACCCGTCACTATGTTCTCATCCTGCGCCATCGAAAATCGATCCAGAGCAATGCCCTCGAATCTTGGGTGGTTCAATGGTTCAAAGCCATCAACCCTCCCGTTGAAGCGGCGGGAGGAACCGCTTGTCGGCTCTTGCCCGGCCCTCTCCGCGTGCACATGATTTCTCCTTGCCCTCAGGCCTCCAGGCGGCCCGCCGGGCTCGGCGCGCAATCAGTTTCGGCAAGAACTGACGGGAAAATACTTGACGTGAAAGAGATTATATCCTCTCGTTTCAGAAGTTGGCAATCTCAATTGCTGCTCAGACGGATTTGCCCTGCATTTCGCAGGAGTCGCACCGTCTAACCTGAATTCGTCATGAAGGAGAACCGCACGCCCGTGAAAAACGACAGAATTCGACGCGGACCAAGACCGAACCGTCGGCGTCGATCCGCGTTTTTCCGCGTCCAAAGCTGCATTTGGGTCGCACATTCATGAATACTCCGGGCTAAAGGCAGACACGTTCCCAAAGCCGGCAGGTTTTCAGCCTGACTGGGAAGAGGACTATGATGCAGGAACCAACTCTCTTTTCATCCAGTAGCTCCCTCCCATCACATAAGAACAAAGCGGCATTTCCTCCGAGGAAGACAGAGCTCTGGCAGAGAACTTTTCACCGGTTTCCACTGCGGATTTCTCTATGGACTCAAGCAAGGCACTCATTTCCGCCAGATAAAACTCAGTTTCCTTCCACAGGAAATAGTAATTGGAAAATAATGTATGAAACATGCTGTTGTTGATCAAAAAAGCCGCAAGAAAATATTCTTCATTAAAAAACCTCTTGTAATAACGGAAGAAACTCGTCGGATAATCGTAGGGAAGAAAAATGTCATGAAAGTGAATTACGACTCCGCGTTTCAGCGCGGGAATTATGTCGAAAAAAAGGTAAATCAGATCCGATTGGGACTTGACCACATGCGAGCTGTCAATGAACAAAATATCGTTTTCATTCAGTTCCTGGAAATACGATAGCGGGACATTCTGCAGCTCATCGATGATAAGTGCGTAATTCGCGGCCGAGATTTTTCTCAAATGATTGTTGAAATTCTGATCGGGATTCGGCTCGATACAGGAAATCCTGCCGGTCCCGTTCTTGCCCAGCGCCCTGAGGGCGATCAACGTCGACTGTCCTGAGCCGACCTCGATGATCCGCAGAGGCCTCTCTTTTCGAATTATTGAGTAATACAAATAGGAATCAGAAACGGGAAACATCCCGTTTACCCAGAAAAACTCGGCACTCTTCTCGAGTTTGAATGGAACATCCAATAATTCTCTCTGGTAGATCGTCAACTTTGAGAAATACTCCTTTTGTTCTTCAATATCGAAATCCAGCAGCCCGGGATCTACCACATATTCCCCTGGAACAGCCGTATCAAGATCCTTCTTGAATGGTATGGGAGAGTAATAATCCGATGCCACTACATTGAATCCCGAATCTTCAGCGATTGGCCATATATCGATGTAATACTGCCTGTTTTCATTACAGTACTTTCCAATAAGCGGAAATATCTTCTTAGCGAACTCAATGCGTTGCTCATGATTCATGGCGTTAAACGAACTTTGATAATCTTCCATGGTTCTGCCTTCGGTTACGGTATTTCCTCTATGGACACAGAAACCGCCATCGCGCCGGCAATGCTAACGAATGGCAGGGATTGTTTTTCATCGGCGCGAGAAGAATAGCTCCGTTTCAGGTGGAAAAAAAGGGAATAGGCGGAGACGGAAAGCCGTGTCATCAGCTTGCTCTGCACCTCATTCGAAGGTGGGCCGCAGATATCGATGTGCGCCATCCACTTTTGCTCGGCCGAGGCGGCTCCACTTTTCGGACTGGCCCGCGGCCGATCATTTAACGAAACCCGCCAAAATTCCTGTTTGCGTCGCGACGAAGTTGCGCCGGCCCCATGGGCCGACAAAAAGTCGGCTAGACCGGTGTCGGATCGCGTTCCGAGACGATCACGATCTGCATGTCCCGGGCGAGGCTGACGATCCTTTGCACCAGATGGTGGGACAACCAGGGCACCCGCACGCGCTCCGAGGGGCGGGCGAGAAAGATCTGCGTAATCTGATTGCGACGCGCGAAATCGACCAGGGCCGGCGCCACGTCTTTGCCCTCGAGGATTCGGGTCTCAATGCGCAGGTTGCGCGCAAAGTTCAGGTGTCGCTCGATCCGGTCGCGATCGGAATCCGGCAGGCTGCTCAAATCGCCTGACGGCTGAATGGCTACCGCAAAACACTCCGCCGCAAGGAAATCGCTCATGCGTTTGGCACGGCGTATCAGCATGGCGGTCTGCGGGTCCGCCGTCGCCAGAAGAACGACTTTGTGACGCTTTTGTTGGCCCTCCTGACCTTCCCCGCTACCCATGCCGCCATCCGCCACGACACGGTGTTCCAACTCGTGGGCGGTCTCACGCAGGGCCAGCTCGCGCAGGGCCACAAGATTCGATTCCCGGAAAAAGTTCTCCCGGGCGCGTTCAGCCTTTTCGCGGTCGTAGATGACGCCGCGCTCAAGGCGGTGCAGCAAGGCTCGCGGCGTGAGATCGACAATCACTATCTCGTCGGCCCGATTTACAACCCAGTCGGGGATGGTTTCACGCACGCGTATGCCGGTGATCTGCCGGATCTGGTCATTCAGACTCTCGAGGTGCTGGATGTTCATCGTCGTCAGGACGTGAATTCCAGCGCTGAGCAATACCTCGATGTCCTCCCAACGCTTCACTCGTTCCGATCCCGGCACATTAGTGTGGGCATATTCATCGACCGCACAGATTTGAGGACGCCTGGCCAGAATCGCATCGGTGTCCATCTCCTCGAAGACGGAGCCGCGATACGAGATGGCCTGCCGGGGAACGATCTCCAGCCCCTCCGTTTTGGCAATGGTGTCTTTGCGCCCATGGGGTTCAAAGTAACCGATGACCACATCAAGATGCTGGGATTTCAGCGCCTGCGCTTCCTCGAGCATCTTGTAGGTCTTGCCGACCCCGGCTGCGTATCCTATGAATACTTTCAGTTTTCCACGTTCGGTTTCGGCCATTTGCTATTGCGGGAAAATCCGCACGTCCATGCCCTGCGAACGACGGATGAGTTTGTCGACCGGATCGCCCCACATGCGCGCCCGAAGGCCCGATTGCTGGGTATGTCCGATGAAGAGTTGCGTGATGCCTCGCAGCCTGGCAAATTCGAGAAGCGTTTCGACCTGATCCTCTCCCTCCAGAATCTGGATCGCGGCGCCTGCCGCCCGGGCGATGGCCAGCTTCACTTCGAGCGCCTCGTGATCCGCAGGCAAGAGATTGGGCTGCTTCACATATGCGACGACGGTCTCAGCGTGGAATCTGGCTGCGATGATGCCGGCGGTTTCGAGCATCTCGCGTATGTTCGCACGTGGTGTCATGCACACAAGGATACGTTCCTGCGTGGCGAACTGCTGTCTGATGCCATGGCGCTTCAGGTACTCAGTCAACTGATAATCGACGACGTCTGCCGCAAGTACCAATGCCATTTCCCGGAGCTTCAAGAGCTTTTGCGCCCGGATTTCAGCGTCGCCTTGTTCCTCAGGTGAGCGCTCGAGCGGCTGTTCGGGCGGCGCATCGACAATCTCGATTTCCTCGGCGCTCTTAATGAATGAGATCGGCACCGTCTGGTTCACATGTTTGCCGGTGATTGCCTCCACCTGCTCCCGCAACTCGTCGATGTATTGGATGTTGATGGATCCG containing:
- a CDS encoding protein kinase, with translation MERSREPTQSDLRPPNLITSRWTWACIGIASAKALVGIAGFAWGYTRGISSSTSPFPPGVFFALVLAYATAAGLLIFAGRRDSRAVNLGVVFLATAATFADFLIHRLFTLAPAIPDVAIASVLALQPSAFIAYFLWLFVRDFPRGEMPVPARGIFRVALRLSLVAGTVLFLASFLWETGLFTGSSTRFAFLASLLDRRSENNYYWLVLFALILPALLFAVWKARRGRVEERRRVGLFIAGIIIGSAPLLSITLLEVLIPAFRERMYVRSTMLLSGILVFPFLLSIPFTTTYSVLVHHVLDIRVIVRKAIQYALARYTILAVAGLPIMVLLAYLYGHRDETITKLLSGWRPLELVAGTGLGLIAYRFRRVVFDAIDRRFFREHYEAHHILAALVDSCREARSSQDLASRLSAEIDCALHVETLAILLLDESNRQFKPSSGRVRPLSLTTRLPGLIETGAQPLDVDLEDVNSPLRRLPLEDQQWLADGAFRLIVPIISSNGTAVGLLALGEKKSELPFSREDRLLLRAIGASAALVLENRLARTSSQGTAISPPPGLRTSMAGESGSAAEECAAKCRICFSIQPLQGERCSLCGGQLEPISLPYLLLGKFRLEKEVGAGGMGVVYRALDLALQRAVALKTLPTVSPDRSVSLRREARAMAAVMHPNLALIFGAETWRGIPILIFEFLEGGTLADRLMRERIELAEVIRLGITLAGVLDKIHSNGILHRDIKPSNIGYTIDYTPKLLDFGLARIMGDAPGEQRLRRAGIKASSSSTTVTVPMPGRDSLISRDGIAGTLRYLSPEAVNHKPPHVSFDIWSLSIVLFEAIAGRHPLAGTTASEALRMISLAKIPDIREFLPACQESLALFFRAALARDPARRPAHAVDLRAKLTELLRG
- a CDS encoding class I SAM-dependent methyltransferase, with the translated sequence MEDYQSSFNAMNHEQRIEFAKKIFPLIGKYCNENRQYYIDIWPIAEDSGFNVVASDYYSPIPFKKDLDTAVPGEYVVDPGLLDFDIEEQKEYFSKLTIYQRELLDVPFKLEKSAEFFWVNGMFPVSDSYLYYSIIRKERPLRIIEVGSGQSTLIALRALGKNGTGRISCIEPNPDQNFNNHLRKISAANYALIIDELQNVPLSYFQELNENDILFIDSSHVVKSQSDLIYLFFDIIPALKRGVVIHFHDIFLPYDYPTSFFRYYKRFFNEEYFLAAFLINNSMFHTLFSNYYFLWKETEFYLAEMSALLESIEKSAVETGEKFSARALSSSEEMPLCSYVMGGSYWMKRELVPAS
- a CDS encoding histidine kinase, encoding MAETERGKLKVFIGYAAGVGKTYKMLEEAQALKSQHLDVVIGYFEPHGRKDTIAKTEGLEIVPRQAISYRGSVFEEMDTDAILARRPQICAVDEYAHTNVPGSERVKRWEDIEVLLSAGIHVLTTMNIQHLESLNDQIRQITGIRVRETIPDWVVNRADEIVIVDLTPRALLHRLERGVIYDREKAERARENFFRESNLVALRELALRETAHELEHRVVADGGMGSGEGQEGQQKRHKVVLLATADPQTAMLIRRAKRMSDFLAAECFAVAIQPSGDLSSLPDSDRDRIERHLNFARNLRIETRILEGKDVAPALVDFARRNQITQIFLARPSERVRVPWLSHHLVQRIVSLARDMQIVIVSERDPTPV